One window of the Cryptomeria japonica chromosome 7, Sugi_1.0, whole genome shotgun sequence genome contains the following:
- the LOC131044450 gene encoding L-type lectin-domain containing receptor kinase SIT2 — MLTNHTPYLIGRALYSLPVQMKPRGNNRTVASFSTTFVFSIVSPPSQEGGHGLAFFLTPSPTLSGALSVEYMGLLNMTSNGQDYNHLFAVEFDTRKNVEFDDPDDNHVGVDINNLQSVEAKFASYWDGRGFRALNLKSGRNIQAWIEYDHLKGKLNVSITFAGLPKPQRPLISLDIDLSAVVEEEMYVGFSAATGSYAEDHYILAWSFTTNGTAQPLDVSALPTLANDNSTRPSKGFIAGVTVASAVLVFATASGIVKWARGMKEREETVEEWELEYWPHRFCYQDLSVATNGFDEEQLLGHGGFGRVYHGVLPNSGFHVAVKCITREFVEGMKGFISEISSMGRLQHRNLVQLRGWCRQQKQLFIVYDYMPNGSLDKLIFERPTAVLRWSERYNILKGVAAGLLYLHEQWEKRVVHRDIKSSNVLLDSELNGRLGDFGLARLYEHRDNPRTTQLVGTLGYIAPELIHTGKATPSSDVFSFGALLLEVACGRRPLHESKDPAQVVLVEWVWDLYTTDSLLDAVDPKLQGNYGVEEMERVLKLGLLCSHPEAQRRPGIRLALKILEGEAPLPSLDIVSFSPAVMTSRGFFATNSKAS, encoded by the coding sequence ATGCTCACCAATCACACGCCCTACCTCATTGGTCGTGCGTTGTATTCGTTGCCCGTGCAGATGAAACCGCGCGGAAACAACCGCACCGTTGCCTCGTTCAGCACCACCTTCGTTTTCTCCATCGTTTCCCCGCCATCACAGGAAGGCGGCCACGGCCTCGCCTTTTTCTTGACGCCCTCACCCACACTCTCCGGTGCGCTCTCTGTCGAGTACATGGGACTCCTCAACATGACCAGCAACGGGCAAGACTACAATCATCTCTTCGCAGTCGAGTTCGACACCAGAAAGAACGTTGAATTCGACGACCCGGACGACAACCACGTCGGCGTCGACATAAATAATCTCCAATCGGTCGAAGCAAAGTTTGCCAGTTATTGGGATGGAAGAGGTTTTAGAGCCCTCAACCTGAAAAGCGGCCGGAATATCCAGGCCTGGATAGAGTACGATCATCTGAAAGGAAAGCTTAATGTGAGCATCACATTCGCGGGGCTACCCAAACCGCAGAGGCCGCTCATCTCTCTCGACATAGACCTGTCGGCCGTCGTTGAAGAGGAGATGTACGTTGGGTTTTCCGCCGCCACGGGGAGCTATGCGGAAGACCATTATATTTTGGCCTGGAGCTTTACCACCAACGGAACCGCGCAGCCTCTGGACGTAAGCGCTCTCCCTACCTTAGCAAACGATAATTCGACCCGCCCCTCAAAGGGATTCATAGCAGGTGTCACCGTCGCCTCTGCAGTTCTGGTTTTTGCAACCGCGAGTGGAATTGTGAAGTGGGCCAGaggaatgaaagagagagaagaaacAGTGGAGGAATGGGAGCTGGAGTACTGGCCCCACAGATTCTGCTACCAAGATCTCAGCGTTGCTACCAATGGCTTCGATGAAGAACAATTGTTGGGCCACGGGGGCTTTGGTCGGGTCTACCATGGCGTTCTTCCCAATAGCGGCTTTCATGTCGCCGTCAAATGTATTACAAGGGAATTCGTCGAAGGAATGAAGGGTTTCATTTCGGAGATCAGTAGCATGGGGAGGCTACAGCACAGAAATCTGGTGCAGCTGCGGGGCTGGTGCAGGCAACAGAAGCAGCTCTTTATTGTCTACGACTACATGCCCAATGGCAGCCTCGATAAATTGATCTTCGAAAGACCCACCGCAGTGCTGCGCTGGTCTGAGAGATATAATATTCTCAAGGGGGTCGCTGCGGGGTTGCTGTATCTGCACGAGCAGTGGGAGAAGAGGGTTGTCCACAGAGACATTAAATCGAGCAACGTGTTGTTGGACTCGGAGCTCAATGGAAGACTCGGGGATTTCGGGTTGGCGAGATTGTACGAGCACAGGGATAACCCGCGGACGACTCAGCTGGTGGGGACGCTGGGGTACATAGCACCGGAGCTCATCCACACGGGGAAGGCTACGCCCAGCTCCGACGTGTTCAGCTTCGGTGCTCTGTTGTTGGAGGTTGCCTGTGGGAGGCGGCCCCTACACGAGTCAAAGGATCCAGCACAAGTAGTTTTAGTTGAGTGGGTTTGGGACTTGTACACCACAGATAGCCTGCTGGACGCTGTGGATCCCAAGCTGCAAGGCAACTATGGAGTGGAAGAGATGGAAAGAGTGCTGAAATTGGGACTCTTGTGTTCGCATCCGGAGGCCCAAAGGAGGCCCGGCATACGGCTTGCTTTGAAAATTCTGGAAGGGGAAGCTCCTCTGCCTTCTCTGGACATTGTTTCCTTTTCTCCGGCTGTAATGACTTCCCGTGGTTTTTTCGCTACAAACAGCAAGGCTTCCTGA